One Paenibacillus sp. FSL H7-0737 DNA segment encodes these proteins:
- a CDS encoding HAMP domain-containing sensor histidine kinase has protein sequence MDNLKKSSPKRTSILSYWTIRYLLIISVGLLLTALTTFWWIQQEAMSNRMQTTGLLAQEIADRSVNHEGSIEISQNLGMLIEDRKRFFKLTVEMCVIITDQQDQMLFSMPPLTEDEMRHKLNDSLNDSRSPEFKAAVASIKSDGETLGQVIVLQSKKSLRHIPQEEIIFFSILLLFLIILSWLTIYLLSRKLAKPIQKVAKAAAQISHGRYDIVLDKDAKEREIHELMLSFEEMAGKLQQFEQSRAVMLAGVSHELKTPVTSIKGLIHAVREGVVEDDEAVEFLDIALQEAGRLQRMVADLLDYNALTAGIVSVRHDRLDAVPLLSEIVYQWKLTQADEVAEPMLHMPRTPLFLCGDPLRIQQIIVNLLNNSVQAKAPDRMVQLTVELLEQQGHGMAEIRVQDNGLGISSNHSEHVFEAFFRGSDKQSTLRGLGLGLTFSRLLAESMNGSLVLEKHSQEGCTFVLSLPLDH, from the coding sequence ATGGACAACCTAAAGAAAAGCAGCCCCAAACGTACTTCGATTCTCTCCTATTGGACGATTCGTTACCTGCTCATCATTAGTGTTGGCCTCCTGCTAACTGCACTAACGACGTTCTGGTGGATCCAACAAGAAGCTATGAGTAATCGGATGCAGACTACTGGATTATTAGCACAGGAGATTGCCGACCGGAGCGTAAATCATGAAGGTTCAATAGAGATCAGCCAGAATCTTGGAATGCTCATTGAAGACCGAAAACGATTCTTCAAGTTAACCGTAGAAATGTGTGTAATCATTACGGATCAGCAAGATCAGATGCTGTTCTCTATGCCACCACTAACTGAAGATGAGATGAGGCATAAACTTAATGATAGTCTTAACGACTCTCGCAGTCCGGAGTTCAAAGCTGCAGTAGCGTCCATAAAATCGGATGGGGAAACGCTGGGACAGGTGATTGTCCTTCAATCCAAGAAATCGCTGCGGCATATTCCGCAGGAGGAGATCATTTTTTTCTCCATTCTGTTGCTATTTCTAATCATATTAAGTTGGCTAACCATTTACCTCTTGTCCCGTAAACTGGCAAAACCGATCCAGAAAGTAGCCAAAGCAGCCGCTCAAATCAGTCATGGCCGTTATGATATCGTTCTGGATAAGGACGCCAAAGAACGAGAAATCCATGAACTGATGTTGTCTTTTGAAGAGATGGCAGGCAAGTTACAACAATTTGAGCAGTCCCGTGCGGTTATGTTAGCAGGTGTATCCCATGAACTAAAGACACCAGTAACCTCTATTAAAGGCCTAATCCATGCCGTTCGTGAAGGGGTTGTCGAAGACGATGAAGCTGTGGAATTTCTAGATATTGCTTTGCAGGAAGCTGGACGATTGCAACGGATGGTTGCCGATCTTCTGGATTACAACGCTCTGACTGCAGGAATCGTCTCTGTCCGTCACGATCGACTGGATGCCGTGCCACTGTTATCTGAAATCGTGTATCAATGGAAGCTGACACAAGCGGATGAAGTTGCAGAGCCTATGCTCCATATGCCAAGAACTCCCTTATTTTTGTGTGGGGACCCGCTACGTATCCAACAAATCATCGTCAATTTACTTAATAACAGTGTACAAGCCAAAGCCCCAGACCGAATGGTGCAGCTTACAGTAGAGTTGCTTGAACAGCAAGGTCATGGCATGGCGGAGATTCGTGTTCAGGATAATGGGCTGGGCATCTCATCGAATCATAGTGAACACGTCTTCGAGGCTTTTTTCCGAGGTAGCGACAAACAGAGCACACTACGTGGTCTGGGACTCGGTCTCACCTTCAGCCGTCTTTTGGCCGAATCTATGAACGGAAGCCTCGTGCTTGAGAAGCACTCCCAGGAAGGCTGTACCTTCGTGCTGTCTCTGCCGCTTGATCACTAA
- a CDS encoding nucleoside triphosphate pyrophosphohydrolase encodes MPIYEKLVRDGIPNLIASQGKDFKTRILESKEYITELRKKLKEESEEYFRAVSNEEALEELADMLEVIQALAETHGSNSTELEELRAEKAERRGGFKERIFLIEVEGE; translated from the coding sequence GTGCCCATATATGAAAAGCTAGTGCGTGACGGAATTCCCAACCTGATAGCTTCTCAAGGTAAAGACTTTAAAACAAGAATATTAGAGTCCAAAGAATACATAACTGAACTACGTAAAAAATTGAAAGAAGAGTCGGAGGAGTATTTTCGGGCAGTGAGTAATGAAGAAGCTCTAGAGGAGCTTGCCGACATGCTGGAAGTAATTCAAGCGTTGGCGGAGACCCATGGAAGTAATAGCACAGAGCTGGAGGAGCTTCGTGCGGAGAAAGCTGAACGTCGTGGTGGATTTAAGGAGCGGATTTTTTTGATTGAAGTGGAAGGAGAATAA
- a CDS encoding amidase family protein: protein MSFEIVEATIPEIQAALEAGELTSKQLVLMYYERIADHDKNGLTINSVLEINPDALFIAESLDVERTINGSRGPLHGIPVLLKDNINTGDKMHTSAGSLALANSFAGEDAFIVTKLREAGAIIMGKANMTEFANFMTTGMPSGYSSRGGQVLNPYNISTPTGGSSAGSAVAVACNFCTVSVGTETSGSILNPGNLGSIIGIKPTVGLLSRSGILPLSNTQDTAGPMARTVRDAVLLLNAMLGNDPQDAAMGTNIGRIHEDYTVFLDENGLQGARIGIPRDYYFEELTEEQLALFNASVDRMRELGATIIDPADIKTAREISYSSVVLNEFKTALNAYLSRLGPGAPMRTLKDIIDFNHAHPVETLRYGQATLIDAEYTSSGTQTEPKYLLHRATDLKLCKEEGIDATMKEHNLDALLFPADFGARITSRAGYPSIVVPSGYTSAGAPFGVTFSAKAYQEPTLIKLAYAYEQNYKVRKAPSLKSFI from the coding sequence ATGAGTTTTGAAATCGTAGAAGCCACTATACCGGAGATCCAAGCTGCATTAGAAGCCGGAGAACTTACGTCAAAACAACTAGTTCTCATGTATTATGAACGCATAGCTGATCATGACAAAAATGGCCTGACGATTAACTCTGTGCTGGAGATCAATCCTGATGCATTATTTATCGCAGAATCTCTAGATGTTGAACGTACGATCAACGGCTCCCGGGGACCCCTGCACGGCATACCTGTGTTATTGAAGGATAACATCAATACAGGGGATAAAATGCATACTAGCGCAGGCTCGCTGGCTTTGGCGAATTCTTTTGCCGGAGAAGATGCGTTTATAGTTACAAAACTGCGTGAAGCCGGAGCAATCATTATGGGTAAAGCCAATATGACCGAATTCGCCAATTTTATGACAACCGGCATGCCCTCCGGCTACAGCTCCCGCGGCGGGCAAGTCCTTAATCCCTACAATATATCTACACCAACAGGTGGCTCCAGTGCTGGTTCTGCGGTAGCTGTCGCTTGTAACTTTTGTACAGTCTCTGTTGGCACAGAAACCTCGGGATCGATCCTTAACCCCGGTAACTTAGGCTCCATTATTGGCATTAAGCCAACCGTTGGACTGCTCAGCCGTTCGGGAATCCTTCCGCTATCCAATACACAAGATACTGCTGGCCCTATGGCCAGAACCGTTCGTGATGCTGTTCTGCTGCTAAACGCAATGCTTGGCAATGATCCTCAAGATGCAGCAATGGGAACGAATATAGGTAGAATCCACGAAGATTACACTGTATTTCTAGACGAGAATGGCTTGCAAGGCGCGCGTATAGGTATCCCGCGTGATTATTATTTCGAGGAGCTGACAGAAGAACAACTTGCACTGTTCAATGCTTCCGTAGATAGAATGAGAGAGCTTGGAGCTACTATTATTGATCCTGCGGATATTAAGACCGCCCGGGAAATTAGTTATTCTTCGGTGGTATTGAATGAATTCAAAACAGCCTTGAACGCTTATTTATCTCGCTTGGGCCCTGGGGCACCGATGCGAACCTTAAAGGATATTATAGATTTTAACCATGCACATCCTGTGGAGACTTTAAGATATGGTCAAGCTACGTTAATAGATGCGGAATATACCTCTTCCGGCACACAAACCGAACCAAAGTATTTGCTGCACCGTGCGACTGACCTAAAACTATGTAAGGAAGAAGGCATCGACGCCACTATGAAGGAGCACAATCTGGATGCCCTGCTGTTCCCCGCCGATTTCGGCGCCAGAATTACCTCCAGAGCAGGATATCCGTCCATCGTTGTGCCTTCCGGTTATACATCAGCCGGCGCCCCCTTCGGTGTAACGTTCTCAGCGAAAGCTTATCAGGAGCCTACACTCATCAAGCTCGCCTATGCTTATGAACAAAACTACAAGGTGCGAAAAGCACCATCACTAAAGAGTTTTATCTGA
- a CDS encoding response regulator transcription factor, with amino-acid sequence MRSILIVEDEEAISRVLSAYLKKAGFHVTRVADGRAALESFAITPPSLVLLDIMLPNMDGFELLKLIREKSSCPVIMLTARDGINDRLAGLDGGADDYMSKPFIPEEVVARVNAVLRRPSQWSDGSRKRHYGSLFIDFTARAVFLNGVELSLSPRDMSVMLFLAERPNQICTREQLIEHVWEMDYEGSDRAVDLSIKRLRQALSHWPVDEGEIRTLRGTGYQLWTT; translated from the coding sequence ATGAGATCCATTCTAATTGTTGAAGATGAGGAAGCTATCTCCAGGGTCCTCAGTGCCTATCTGAAAAAAGCAGGCTTCCATGTCACCCGTGTAGCCGACGGACGTGCTGCGCTGGAGTCTTTTGCTATAACACCTCCCTCATTAGTATTACTCGACATCATGCTGCCAAACATGGACGGCTTTGAACTGCTAAAGCTGATCCGTGAAAAAAGCAGCTGTCCCGTAATCATGCTCACCGCAAGGGACGGGATCAATGACCGACTAGCCGGACTCGACGGCGGTGCGGATGATTATATGTCTAAGCCCTTTATTCCTGAGGAAGTGGTGGCACGGGTGAATGCTGTATTACGCCGTCCTTCGCAGTGGTCCGATGGCAGCCGCAAACGGCATTATGGCAGTTTGTTTATCGACTTTACTGCACGAGCTGTCTTTTTAAACGGGGTTGAGCTGAGTCTTAGTCCACGCGATATGTCGGTCATGTTATTTCTGGCTGAAAGACCTAATCAAATATGTACTCGCGAGCAATTAATAGAACATGTCTGGGAGATGGATTACGAAGGAAGTGACCGGGCCGTGGACTTGTCTATCAAAAGACTTCGCCAAGCGCTGTCGCATTGGCCAGTAGATGAGGGGGAAATCCGTACCCTGAGAGGAACAGGATATCAATTATGGACAACCTAA
- the mutT gene encoding 8-oxo-dGTP diphosphatase MutT, producing MIQVAAAIIYNEEGQILIARRRQGKSQAGLWEFPGGKIEQDESIADCLQRELQEEMGITILPYESFGVNEHHYGSVEIRLFAWKARYLGGVIELVDHDEYRWVFPTTLGQFTFAPADIPFVVRLMVGSDQV from the coding sequence GTGATCCAGGTGGCGGCAGCGATTATATATAATGAAGAAGGACAGATTCTTATTGCTCGGCGTAGGCAAGGTAAATCTCAGGCAGGTCTGTGGGAATTTCCTGGCGGCAAAATAGAGCAGGATGAAAGCATCGCAGATTGTCTGCAAAGAGAGCTTCAGGAGGAGATGGGGATAACAATCCTTCCCTATGAAAGCTTTGGCGTGAACGAGCACCACTATGGAAGTGTCGAGATCAGACTGTTTGCTTGGAAAGCCCGATATTTGGGAGGTGTAATTGAACTTGTCGATCACGATGAATATAGGTGGGTGTTTCCAACTACACTCGGTCAGTTCACTTTTGCTCCTGCAGATATTCCTTTTGTAGTACGGCTAATGGTGGGGTCAGATCAAGTCTGA
- a CDS encoding GyrI-like domain-containing protein — protein MNTYFVQKPKMTLAGVSIRTTNEVEMGPDGGLSRLWETYFQSNIAGQMDTVKPEYIYALYTDYESDASGAYTVVIGHEVAGERHLADSGIVSAAVPESKYMVFTTKKGPVFEVVSQAWGEIWAYFKASTEVRTYTGDFEIYDSRNFDPANTQVEIYIAIE, from the coding sequence ATGAATACTTATTTTGTACAAAAACCGAAAATGACCTTGGCTGGGGTTAGCATACGTACGACAAATGAAGTGGAAATGGGTCCCGATGGCGGCTTATCGCGGCTGTGGGAAACGTATTTCCAAAGTAATATTGCGGGGCAGATGGATACGGTTAAGCCTGAGTATATCTATGCCTTGTATACAGATTATGAGAGTGATGCGTCAGGAGCTTATACCGTTGTGATTGGGCATGAAGTGGCTGGGGAGAGACATTTAGCGGATAGCGGTATTGTGAGTGCGGCTGTTCCGGAGAGCAAGTATATGGTTTTTACGACGAAAAAAGGTCCGGTATTTGAAGTAGTCTCGCAAGCATGGGGGGAGATTTGGGCTTATTTTAAGGCATCTACAGAGGTAAGAACTTATACGGGCGATTTTGAAATTTACGATTCGAGGAATTTTGATCCTGCTAACACGCAGGTTGAGATTTATATTGCGATTGAGTAG
- a CDS encoding YceI family protein: protein MKRKRIALIAAGVIIVGVVTGYTLLDKSLGNNVQIESVIPGQATTAGNGESTTNTGAPVGMAVTADQLNGDWTVTDASKVYWSVTTSKETVNFVDNKVQGTWKVNIEDSTSMVGEGTVDMSALDSGNGQRDEHVKGEDFLAVTEFPQSTFVVKSFSELPTEWTEGATVPVEMQGTLTVKGVEKDVTFQSQAAYSGGQLMLSGTTTVAFSDFGLSNPHTVVLDTENNLEVRLELVLKK, encoded by the coding sequence ATGAAGAGAAAAAGAATAGCCTTGATCGCTGCCGGAGTCATTATCGTAGGAGTAGTCACAGGTTATACATTGCTGGATAAATCGCTGGGCAATAATGTACAGATCGAGTCCGTGATTCCAGGGCAAGCCACAACAGCCGGTAATGGAGAAAGCACGACTAACACTGGAGCACCAGTAGGTATGGCGGTCACAGCCGATCAATTAAACGGTGATTGGACGGTTACGGATGCTTCTAAAGTATATTGGTCAGTAACCACCTCTAAAGAAACAGTAAACTTCGTGGATAACAAAGTTCAAGGTACCTGGAAAGTTAATATAGAAGATTCTACTTCGATGGTTGGAGAAGGGACAGTAGATATGAGCGCTCTGGACTCTGGCAATGGCCAAAGAGATGAACATGTAAAAGGGGAAGACTTCCTAGCCGTTACGGAATTTCCGCAATCTACGTTTGTAGTTAAATCATTCTCGGAGCTGCCAACGGAATGGACCGAAGGAGCCACTGTGCCGGTTGAAATGCAAGGAACGCTCACAGTGAAGGGTGTAGAAAAGGACGTTACCTTCCAGTCTCAAGCAGCGTACAGTGGTGGACAGCTGATGCTGTCGGGTACAACAACAGTGGCTTTTTCTGATTTTGGCTTAAGCAATCCGCACACCGTTGTGCTGGATACGGAGAACAATCTTGAGGTTCGATTAGAGCTTGTGCTGAAGAAATAG
- a CDS encoding vWA domain-containing protein: MLRKYQSNRTTKTLFQRIFPALLLALCLAASPFAAVQAYAATSAQSHIDAVLLIDVSNSMKTSDKNKVANEAMKMFIDMLSTQGDKVGIVAYTDKVQREKALLEINSETDKQDLKDFIDGLDRGAYTDIAVGVEEAVKVLQNGSDPKHEPIIVMLADGNNDFNKSTGRTQSESDKELNAAVEIAKKNGYPIYTIGLNADGKLNKQKLADLSTETGGKAFSTDSADDLPQILSEIFASHLKLKVVPVQSITANGDYQDVTVNVPNGSVLEANISIMSSQPVTAKLTDPSGNAVAIPSKDVVLSKSSTYSLIKLLSPQEGDWKLQVKGVPKDKIDINLVFNYDLELKIDALPSATYKKGDKIDITSHLFSNGTQVTLSNLYQDMKAVLLATDIDTGDVQEIELDNSGDVFKGTFEVKESHDYELKVRAEESSFYRESAPVKISAKAGGAATTSPSTGTGKEEPLKEASSNTLYYIIGGILLVLAAAAAWYVLNKKSARGFVGQLVIEVKDGNTGEKTYPQYKKLAGFRGKFTLHQLLQLAPELKESESIIFTPAKNDRLLLRSGEGITVERSGRAADASRGLELKSGDRVSVSLHTVDKTIYLEYLV; this comes from the coding sequence ATGCTTCGTAAATATCAAAGTAACAGAACAACTAAGACACTTTTTCAACGTATCTTCCCGGCATTACTGCTGGCGCTATGTCTTGCTGCCTCACCTTTTGCAGCGGTTCAGGCCTATGCGGCAACGTCGGCGCAATCTCACATTGATGCGGTGCTTCTTATCGATGTCAGCAACTCCATGAAGACTAGTGACAAGAACAAAGTCGCGAACGAAGCGATGAAAATGTTCATAGATATGCTATCCACCCAAGGTGATAAAGTAGGTATTGTTGCCTATACCGACAAGGTACAGCGGGAGAAGGCCCTGCTGGAAATTAACTCAGAGACAGATAAACAGGATTTGAAGGATTTTATTGATGGACTGGACCGTGGAGCTTATACCGACATTGCTGTCGGTGTGGAAGAAGCTGTGAAGGTGCTCCAGAATGGTAGCGATCCGAAACATGAGCCAATCATCGTAATGCTAGCTGACGGCAATAACGATTTCAACAAATCAACAGGCCGGACGCAAAGCGAATCGGATAAAGAATTGAATGCAGCCGTGGAAATCGCTAAGAAGAATGGCTATCCCATTTATACGATTGGTCTTAACGCAGACGGCAAGCTGAATAAACAGAAACTCGCTGATCTGTCCACTGAGACAGGTGGTAAAGCATTTTCGACGGACTCCGCAGATGATCTTCCGCAAATACTTAGTGAAATTTTTGCTAGTCATCTGAAGTTAAAGGTAGTACCTGTGCAGTCGATCACTGCAAATGGGGATTATCAGGATGTGACTGTCAACGTGCCTAACGGCAGTGTTTTGGAAGCCAATATCTCAATTATGTCGTCACAGCCTGTGACCGCGAAGCTAACTGATCCTTCAGGAAATGCTGTCGCCATCCCGTCCAAGGATGTTGTGCTGTCGAAGTCTTCTACTTATAGCTTGATCAAGCTGTTGTCACCGCAAGAAGGAGATTGGAAGCTTCAGGTCAAAGGTGTGCCAAAGGATAAAATTGATATTAATCTAGTTTTTAACTATGATTTGGAGCTTAAGATCGATGCGTTGCCATCAGCAACCTATAAAAAAGGTGATAAAATTGATATTACCTCTCACCTGTTCAGCAATGGTACTCAGGTAACGCTCAGTAATTTGTATCAAGATATGAAGGCGGTACTGCTTGCTACAGATATCGATACAGGTGATGTACAGGAAATCGAACTGGATAACTCCGGGGATGTTTTTAAGGGCACCTTCGAGGTAAAAGAAAGCCATGACTATGAGCTGAAGGTTCGTGCAGAGGAAAGCAGTTTCTATCGTGAAAGTGCTCCTGTAAAAATCAGCGCGAAGGCAGGTGGCGCTGCAACTACCAGTCCTTCGACAGGAACGGGCAAAGAAGAACCTCTGAAAGAAGCTTCATCCAATACCTTGTATTACATTATTGGTGGTATTCTTCTGGTGTTGGCAGCCGCTGCCGCATGGTATGTGCTGAATAAGAAATCGGCACGTGGTTTTGTTGGACAGCTGGTAATTGAGGTTAAAGACGGCAATACGGGTGAAAAGACCTACCCACAATATAAGAAACTTGCTGGATTCAGAGGCAAGTTCACCCTTCATCAGCTGCTGCAATTAGCGCCTGAGCTCAAGGAAAGCGAGAGCATTATTTTCACACCAGCTAAGAATGACCGATTGCTGTTACGCAGTGGAGAAGGTATTACTGTAGAGAGATCCGGACGTGCTGCGGATGCCTCGCGTGGTCTTGAGCTGAAGAGTGGTGACCGCGTTTCAGTGTCCCTGCACACGGTAGATAAGACGATTTATCTCGAATATTTAGTATAG
- a CDS encoding Gfo/Idh/MocA family protein, with product MKMDNAYKVRWGILSTGWIAHQFVTDLAHASNGVAYAVGSRSQESADKFARDHEVPHAYATYDELVNDPNVDAVYIGTPHPFHKENALLALRAGKAVLCEKPFTVNSGELEEVVAYARDHKLFLMEAMWSRYIPAIVKVREWIAEGRIGEVRLVKADLGFRTDWNPESRLLNPKLGGGALLDVGIYPVSFASMVFGPHPESISSTVHIGETGVDEHFSMLLNYGNGKTASLNGGIRLNMLEEAHVFGTEGRIIVEGTLVNPKSASLYIGDEKVESFVDDRASIGYCFEAEEVGRCLQAGLTESPVMSLDESLAILKLLDQIRAQWGLKYPGE from the coding sequence ATGAAAATGGATAACGCTTACAAGGTAAGATGGGGAATTCTCAGTACAGGCTGGATTGCCCATCAGTTTGTTACTGATTTAGCTCACGCCAGCAATGGCGTGGCATATGCCGTGGGTTCGCGTTCACAGGAAAGTGCAGATAAATTCGCGAGGGATCATGAAGTACCACATGCTTATGCTACTTATGATGAATTGGTAAATGACCCGAATGTAGACGCGGTATATATTGGAACGCCACATCCTTTTCACAAAGAAAATGCATTATTGGCGCTGCGTGCAGGCAAAGCTGTCCTATGTGAGAAGCCTTTTACCGTGAATAGCGGAGAATTGGAAGAAGTGGTGGCCTACGCTAGAGATCATAAGCTGTTCCTGATGGAGGCCATGTGGAGTCGTTACATCCCGGCGATTGTGAAGGTTAGAGAATGGATCGCCGAGGGTAGAATCGGTGAAGTTCGCTTGGTGAAGGCAGACTTAGGATTTCGCACCGACTGGAATCCGGAAAGCAGATTGCTGAATCCGAAGCTGGGCGGAGGCGCGCTGCTGGATGTTGGGATTTATCCGGTTTCTTTTGCCTCGATGGTGTTTGGACCTCATCCTGAATCTATCTCCAGTACGGTGCATATTGGTGAGACTGGAGTGGACGAGCATTTCTCCATGCTGCTGAATTATGGCAATGGAAAAACCGCTTCGTTGAACGGCGGCATTCGTCTTAATATGCTGGAGGAAGCGCATGTGTTTGGAACAGAGGGTCGTATAATTGTTGAAGGGACGTTAGTGAACCCGAAATCTGCTTCGCTTTATATAGGGGATGAGAAGGTAGAGAGCTTTGTGGATGATCGAGCTTCTATTGGATATTGTTTTGAAGCAGAGGAAGTAGGCCGTTGTCTACAAGCAGGGCTAACAGAAAGCCCAGTCATGTCACTGGATGAATCGTTAGCGATTCTGAAACTGCTGGATCAAATACGTGCGCAGTGGGGTCTTAAGTATCCTGGAGAGTAA
- a CDS encoding DUF1273 domain-containing protein, which yields MKTLLVTGYRAHELGIFDNKHLGIPYIKKALANRLKPLIEEGVEWVITPGQYGVDLWACEVVSELKLQYPDLKLGIITAHTGQEEKWKEEKQNEYRRIIAGADFFGAVSNAPYDGSWQFRARDDLLFRKSDGILLFYDEDAAEGSPKFFKERALKLHAEGEYELFLIHSDEIQNIADEENQRDYE from the coding sequence ATGAAGACTTTACTAGTAACGGGGTATCGTGCGCACGAGCTCGGTATTTTTGACAATAAGCATCTAGGGATTCCTTATATTAAAAAGGCACTAGCTAACCGATTAAAACCTTTGATTGAAGAAGGCGTGGAATGGGTGATTACGCCCGGCCAGTATGGTGTGGATCTGTGGGCATGCGAAGTGGTGAGCGAACTTAAGCTGCAATATCCGGACTTAAAGCTTGGGATCATTACAGCGCATACCGGACAAGAAGAGAAATGGAAAGAAGAAAAGCAGAACGAGTATCGGCGTATTATTGCGGGTGCGGATTTCTTCGGGGCGGTCAGTAATGCTCCTTATGACGGTAGCTGGCAGTTTCGGGCTAGAGACGATTTGTTGTTCCGCAAAAGTGACGGAATATTGCTCTTTTATGATGAGGATGCGGCGGAGGGGAGTCCGAAGTTTTTTAAAGAGCGGGCGCTGAAGCTGCATGCTGAAGGAGAGTATGAGTTGTTTCTAATTCACTCTGATGAAATTCAGAATATTGCCGATGAAGAGAATCAACGTGACTATGAGTAA
- a CDS encoding pyridoxamine 5'-phosphate oxidase family protein yields the protein MGKQFTAILPAHQEFILRQHLFFVGSAPLSEEGHVNLSPKGHDCLRILSPNQVAYLDMTGSGNETSAHLLENGRVTVMFCAFEGPPNILRLYGTGTVILPGSSEWEALYPIFTPLPGARQIILIDVHKVQTSCGFSVPFMSYDGERETLQRWSIQKGEAGLKEYRQEKNTTSIDGLPTPLGQKN from the coding sequence ATGGGAAAACAATTCACGGCTATATTACCTGCACATCAGGAGTTTATTCTTCGGCAGCATCTTTTTTTCGTAGGGTCAGCGCCGCTATCTGAAGAGGGGCATGTTAATCTTTCACCTAAGGGTCATGATTGTTTGCGGATTTTGTCTCCTAATCAAGTGGCTTATCTCGATATGACCGGTAGTGGTAATGAGACGAGCGCACATCTGCTGGAAAATGGAAGAGTGACGGTTATGTTTTGTGCGTTTGAAGGACCGCCGAATATTCTGAGACTGTATGGAACAGGGACAGTAATCCTGCCTGGTTCATCAGAATGGGAAGCACTGTACCCTATTTTTACACCTCTGCCTGGAGCTAGACAGATCATTTTAATTGATGTTCATAAGGTACAGACTTCCTGCGGATTTTCGGTCCCATTCATGAGTTATGATGGTGAGCGAGAGACGTTACAACGTTGGTCTATCCAAAAGGGCGAAGCAGGTCTGAAAGAATATAGACAAGAGAAGAACACCACAAGTATAGACGGGCTACCGACACCCCTTGGACAAAAAAACTAA
- the wrbA gene encoding NAD(P)H:quinone oxidoreductase type IV yields MSKIKLAVIYYSATGTNYQLAQWAAESAEKAGAEVKLLKVQELVPEDKIAANPAMKALAEKTKDIPVATPEDIVEADAIIFSSPTRYGNIASQMKQFIDTTGGIWGKGLTVNKVVSAMSSAQNPHGGQEATILALYTSMYHWGAIVAAPGYTDPVTFGAGGNPYGTSVSVDGDGKMIEEQDRIRDAVFHQAKRTVEVAGWVQAGKSKNANSQN; encoded by the coding sequence ATGTCAAAAATTAAATTAGCCGTCATCTACTACAGTGCCACAGGAACTAACTACCAGCTAGCACAATGGGCCGCGGAAAGCGCCGAGAAAGCGGGAGCTGAGGTAAAACTGCTGAAGGTGCAGGAGCTGGTTCCCGAGGATAAAATCGCGGCCAATCCGGCGATGAAGGCCCTGGCTGAGAAGACAAAAGATATCCCAGTCGCAACACCTGAAGATATTGTGGAGGCCGATGCGATTATTTTCAGTTCTCCAACCCGTTACGGTAACATTGCTTCTCAAATGAAGCAGTTCATTGATACAACCGGAGGGATTTGGGGCAAAGGACTCACCGTAAACAAAGTCGTCAGCGCCATGAGTTCAGCACAGAATCCACATGGCGGACAGGAAGCAACGATCTTGGCACTCTACACATCGATGTATCACTGGGGAGCGATTGTCGCAGCACCAGGTTACACAGATCCCGTCACATTTGGAGCGGGAGGCAACCCGTACGGAACAAGCGTCAGTGTAGATGGAGACGGTAAAATGATCGAAGAGCAGGATCGGATCCGTGATGCTGTTTTTCATCAAGCGAAGCGCACCGTTGAAGTCGCCGGCTGGGTCCAAGCAGGCAAAAGTAAAAACGCCAATAGTCAGAACTAG
- a CDS encoding DUF1648 domain-containing protein has protein sequence MLSKTKLMMILSGVVALIPVAIYLFLYSKMPDRVPIHYDGNMADRFVSKSSLEVILQSGLGCLGLIIMKFLQFLLQKAFIQSSNEHSAALSRIWNIAILVVTVVFAGISSYTFIRMV, from the coding sequence ATGTTGTCCAAAACCAAACTGATGATGATCTTAAGCGGCGTGGTAGCCTTGATTCCTGTAGCTATTTATTTATTCCTATATTCCAAAATGCCTGATAGGGTCCCGATCCATTACGATGGGAACATGGCTGATAGATTTGTAAGTAAGTCTAGTCTGGAGGTTATTTTGCAAAGCGGGCTTGGATGTTTGGGATTAATAATCATGAAATTCCTGCAGTTCCTTTTGCAAAAAGCGTTTATTCAGAGTTCTAACGAGCATTCAGCGGCTTTGAGCAGGATCTGGAATATTGCTATTTTGGTGGTGACGGTGGTGTTTGCTGGCATCAGTTCCTATACATTTATTAGAATGGTCTGA